A region of the Litchfieldia alkalitelluris genome:
AATGAACATAGATTTTTAGTTGAGTCAAATATGGGGAAATACCAAGCGGATTATGTAGTTATTGCGACTGGCTATTATGACCATCCCAATTACATGAATATCCCTGGTGAAGAACTAGATAAGGTGTTTCATTACTTCAAAGAGGGTCATCCTTATTTTGATTGTGATGTAACAGTTATAGGTGGGAAAAATTCAAGCGTGGATGCAGCTTTAGAACTAAACAAGGCTGGAGCCAGGGTTACTGTACTTTATAGAGGGCATGAATATTCTTCAAGTATTAAGCCATGGATATTACCTGAGTTTGAATCGCTTGTGCGTGCTGGGTTCATTAAGATGGAATTTGATTCACATGTAAGGGAAATTAACGATGATAGTGTTATTTATGAGAAACACGGCATCACTCATAAAATTAAGAATGATTTCGTGTTTGCGATGACCGGGTACCATCCTGACCATAACTTTCTAAAAAGAATGAACGTTATGATTGATGAGGAGACAGGAAGGCCGTTCTTCAACGAAGACACAATGGAAACTAATGTTAAAGGGTTATTTATTGCTGGAGTTATTGCTGCAGGTAATAATGCAAATGAGA
Encoded here:
- a CDS encoding YpdA family putative bacillithiol disulfide reductase, translating into MKEEKVIIIGGGPCGLSTAIALQEIGIDALIIEKGNIVNSIYQYPTHQTFFSTSEKLEIGDVAFITENRKPVRNQALAYYREVVKRKNLRIQSFEKVNQVTKQNEHRFLVESNMGKYQADYVVIATGYYDHPNYMNIPGEELDKVFHYFKEGHPYFDCDVTVIGGKNSSVDAALELNKAGARVTVLYRGHEYSSSIKPWILPEFESLVRAGFIKMEFDSHVREINDDSVIYEKHGITHKIKNDFVFAMTGYHPDHNFLKRMNVMIDEETGRPFFNEDTMETNVKGLFIAGVIAAGNNANEIFIENGRFHGQLIAGKIGSVL